The Oceanispirochaeta sp. M1 DNA window AGCCTTATCCCGGCGGATATGTTACATCCTTTGAGAGAGATGGATTTGTTTTTGAGACAACCCAGCTCTTCCCTGATGTAATTGATATCATGAAATATATGGAGATAGACCTCCCCCTGAAACAGTATAAAAATGATTTTATGCGGCGTTTTATTGTGGAAGGAGAGACGGTCAGAGAGTACCATCTACCTGCAGGAGCGGAGAATCTGAAAAAAGCATTGCAGAAGGAATTTCCTGAAGATGCTGACAAGATTGCAGGACTCTTCGATTACTCTGTGGATCTTTTTAAACAGGTTCGGAGTCTTAAGGCCAATTCTAATTTTGCAGATAAACTTAAAATTCCCTTTTCCGCTCCCAAGGTAGTAAAAAACCTGAATATGACCTATTCCGAACTCCTTGATATGTTCAAGATTGATAACCCCTCCCTCCGGGAGCTGATGGAAACCTTCACCTCCTTTGCAGGAGTACCCCCGGGAAAAGCCTCATCAATCCTGACAACAGGAGCCATGCTCTCTTCAATAAGCCGCTGTTTCAGACCCCTGGGATATTTTGACGGATTTCCGGCAGCAATGGCATCAAATTTCCAGAAAAGAGGGGGAGAACTGCTTCTTAATACTGAAATAAAAGAGATCGTAATCGAAGAAGGCGCCGCCACAGCTGTAAAAATCGGCAATGAAACAGTGAAAGCCGCCAGAATTATAACGACCATAGATCCTATGGTGGCCATGCATAAACTTGTGGGAGACGAAAATCTTCCCAAAAAATATCTGAATAAACTGGATGGCATTATCATGTCATCCTCCTCGTTCAATGTCTCCCTGGGTCTGGATAACAGGATCGATATGTCCAAACTGGATATGGATTATCCCTATATCGTTCTTTCAACAGAACTGGGTACCACAGACAGGCTCTTCGATGCATTTTTAAAGGGTGAAAATGGATTCAGCGAGAAATGCTTTCATCTTGGTGTAATCTGCC harbors:
- a CDS encoding NAD(P)/FAD-dependent oxidoreductase encodes the protein MAAIKLEKESIKSNCKMDDKYDLIIIGSGISGLTTALLWQKTHPHEKILIIEKEPYPGGYVTSFERDGFVFETTQLFPDVIDIMKYMEIDLPLKQYKNDFMRRFIVEGETVREYHLPAGAENLKKALQKEFPEDADKIAGLFDYSVDLFKQVRSLKANSNFADKLKIPFSAPKVVKNLNMTYSELLDMFKIDNPSLRELMETFTSFAGVPPGKASSILTTGAMLSSISRCFRPLGYFDGFPAAMASNFQKRGGELLLNTEIKEIVIEEGAATAVKIGNETVKAARIITTIDPMVAMHKLVGDENLPKKYLNKLDGIIMSSSSFNVSLGLDNRIDMSKLDMDYPYIVLSTELGTTDRLFDAFLKGENGFSEKCFHLGVICPSLTTGGKNTITIRAVPFAPADWLELRKEDPKKYKAEKDKWADFFIGVVEKYIIPDLRKHIEVIDTASPASYARYSGSPTGSLYDMASLVTQFGPKRLSMKTPIKNLYQPKFSHGIYGTMSGAVQVVDLLMDRKFNGGDSLFHPR